The Piliocolobus tephrosceles isolate RC106 chromosome 12, ASM277652v3, whole genome shotgun sequence genome includes the window GATGACTAACCTGGTATGTATTTCTATTTCTCCTCCATCCTCCCCCTCTTTGTTTTGGCTCTATTCAGTTGTGgtgattttaatgatttttttttccaggtgctGGGATTCTACGAAGATATGCTCCTTTGTTCTGTTCAGTATTTGGCAATCACTTCATCCACTACTGCAGTGCACCCACCCTTGGGCCTGGGGGGAGGGAGTGGGTTGAAAAACTGCTCAAGAAACAGAAGTTTAGGAAGGGTCATGAAGAATACTGCAAGTGAAACTGCAGAGAGAGGTTACGTAGGCAGAAAGCAAGTCAACAAAAGCACTTAGTCAGGATCCGTAACTTGAAATTGACTCCTTTGGAAATTGCCATAGAACCCTTAATGGACATCATCGGCTGGACCTGGGATCTGATGAATCCCACAAAAGTCAGCACCTTCTACAGAACAGATGCCCTGATCACCAAGGACTTGGTACTGATTTAGAGAGAAGAGAGCAGCTCCTAGCAGCATCAACATCTATTTGTCGCTTATTTGCCCTgcagcaattcacctgcctttcCTTCTCCCATCCTGTAAATATCCTAGGTTTTGCTCCAGTGTTTCCCATCCCAGTACTGACCTAATTTGGATCTACTGAGTATTTAGAGGGCTCTGAAAAGAGATATGCATTGATGAAATTAGCTACAAAGGCTTCTGGGCCTTTTTTTCTATCTGAAATCGTGTCTTCAAATTACTGGAAGTTGCTGATCAAAATTGTGGGCTCTTAAATTCATTCTCTgattacagatattttaaataagctGGTTTCTATAAGAACTTCAAGAAAAACCATTTTAGCTGCTTAACTGGCACCTTTCTCAGGAAGTAATAACACCAAATATTGCTGATTCCTAGGAAAACATTTACGACTTGTAAAAAATTTCCTGAGTTAAAGTAGTCATAACAGTTTATATACATTAAAAGTAAGgttttactttaaaacaaaaaaaagtcttggGAATAATAGCTACCATGTATTGAGTCCTTTCTGCCTTCCAGGCACTATTGTATGTACCTTATATACtttatcacatttaatcctccTGTCAATGCTTTGAGGTAGgtatgattcccattttatatatgagtaaTAAAAAAAGCTCAAGGAGTTTAATCATTTATCAAGGGTTTCTTCTGCGAATGATAGAGCCAGGCTGCGCCGTCGGCTCCTCTAGCCTAACGTTGGTTTACAGTATTCAAAAAGAGTTGATTGAATTCAAGGTTTTTTTCTTCCATGTAAAGCTATTTATATCTTCCAAGCCTAATGAAAtggatattataaaaatacagttgattCATCCTGTGTTTGGGAAGAGTATTTTTAGTGTAATTATTTTCCAGCAATTGTAAGGGCATACTGCTTGTCTCAGAAGAAAATTCCACGTAGAGGGGCTTTAAAGTCTttatggaaaaaaaggaaaataaaaatcatttttcttgttttagttttCTGGATATGCCGCAGAAGGATCCGTGCCAGAAGCAAGCCTGTGAGATACAGAAATGTTTACAAGGTAATATAttgtaaaatgctttaaaaatatttttccactgtGAACTAACTATAAATTATTCTTTCATCTGTATTAActcttttttaagattttaatgcACATCCAGAGTTGAGAATTACTGAGCTAAGcaaaagggttttttttgttgtttgtttttactaaaaGGCTAGTTTTAAATTGGTTGGTTATACTTCACTACAGCTgacaattcactttttaaaagcaatCTGGAAGAGGTGGGGTTGAAATAACAATTGGAATTCAGGCTGCCAAAGACATCAGCTAACTCTTAAAGGCAGAAGTGAATCTCAACTAAAGCATATTTGAGGTGATTTGTCCATTTGTCCAACTACTAAGTTTGACCAAATGTTGGAGGGTTTTAGTTTTCTAATCAATGAATGATTATTGCCAGAAGAGCAAATAGAAAAAGCTATAAGGCTAtctgaatttgaaaattttttagtAAGTTTTCCCCACTAGTAAAGTAATAGATAGAGATGGACGGTCATGAAAATATAGAAAggtatgaaggaaaaatgttcagAGTTCCCCGAAAGATTCACCACCAAAGAAATCCTTTGTGTATTTCCTTGGACTTTCAGCTTTCATTCTTggacttttcattttttgatgtaagcaatattttataaaatcttttagTTAAAAATCTGGATGTATAATAATGCCATtttagttaaacttttcttccctCCAActttaaggaaaaggaaaaagttttttGCATTGAATTCCTTCTCCCAAATAAATCCTTACGTTGTTTGAAATAACCCATGGCTAAGGGAAAGAATAAGTTAAAAAGAGCTGGTGACACCCCCTTGGCACAGTGTGGGAGGATTGAGAACTGGAAAGACTAAGAGTTAGCATTAAGCACTCACTAGATGACAAGCACCGTTATAAGGACATTATACATATTAAGCCTTTCATCCATGAGGTAGATGCTACTACGACCCCCATTTCATAAAGGGGAAAACAGACACAGAAGTTATGTAATTTGACtagggtcacatagctagtaagagGTATGGTGACAATTTGAACATCCCACAACCCCACCCTTGGTCTAGCTCCAAATCTGGACTGTTACTCACCCTGCTATACTGCCTTTCTAATCAGAATTGTCTTTCCTCTCCTGAGCTAACTACTATGTACCCCATTTTAGTACTGGGGGACTCATTAACTTCAGCTGACCTAGAGCCTTTAGGTCAGGTCCTCCTTAACTTAGTGTTTATGTATGGTAGGGATctataaatgttttatgaaaaaggCCAAACAagtaatattttaggctttggagGCCAAAGGCCTTTGTTGTATATattgtgtatgtgttgtgtgtttacaaccctttaaaaatctaaaatccatTCTTAGCTCCCAGCTGTAAAAACAGGCTGAATTTGACCCTAAGGCTGCAGTTTGCCAATTCCTGATGCACAGCCTTAGTAGGGGAGGTCCAACAATCAGCTTAAACTGTATGCAAAATAATGTGTGGTTTATGTGCATTTTCCTAATTCATCAAATTAGTGAccagtaataataatgatgttaAAAACCAATGTCCTGGAAAAAGGTGCATGTGTGCTATCAACTCAACCTTGAaggaaattatatattaaaatcgCTTTCAACCACTTTGTACATCATACTTTTCTTCCTAATGAACCTGTCGACAGGTCTCTAAATTTGAAAGAATTCAATGGATTTTGGTGTATCTTCTTTCTTCCAGTTCCATAggtactgaaagtgaaaagggGTGGGAAGCACTGATCTAAACTTCCCTGTACCTTAGTCCTATGAGATCATGACTAGACTCTGCCTGTATGTTTTTTAGCCAACAACTACATGGAATCAAAGTGTCAGGCTGTCATCCAAGAACTGCGTAAGTGTTGTGCTCAGTATCCCAAGGGAAGATCTGTCGTCTGTTCAGGatttgaaaaagaagaggaagaaaacctAACACTGAAGTCTGCATCAAAGTAAAGTTCTGCTGAAGTGCTGCTCCATGTTTCcaccaaatgaattttttttatcctCCTGACTTTCTTCAGGTCAGGTAGCAGCAAATAGCAAATGAAAAAGTCAGTTATAAAAGTTAATGAATATGCCATCTATGCAGAACAGGCAGaaatataaacacattaaaagacaaatatgtAGAATGTAATATACTGAGCTGCTAAAATAAACCTGTTTAAGAGAAAAAGTTTGGTTTTGTACTAAATGTATTTTAAGACTATTAGATATAGGGTATTAATGAATTCTCTTGAAGTTCAGACCACTAGTGCCATTCATCAAACTTAAGTCCTGTGAGGTATGTTAGGTGAAAGGACTCACTTCCAGCATCACAattttgatgtctttttttttcttgagatggagtctcactctcacccaggctagagtgcaatggtgcgatctcagcccaccgcaacctctgcctaccgggttcaagccattctcctgcctcagcctcccgagtagctgggattataggcatgcgccaccacgcctggctaatttttgtgtttttagtagatggggtttcaccatgttggtcaggctggtcttgaactcctgacctcatgatctgcccacctcggcctcccaaagtgctgggattacaggtgtgagccaatgttgATACCTTTTATAGATTACATGCTAAATTAATTCAAAGTTTCCTTTAAACTAACTCATTACCTTTTGCACTTCCAAAAATACAGAGCAAAAAGTGTCTTTCCAGATGCCAGTAAGagcatttctttctgcttttgcatcccCACCCCAGCGACTAACCAGAAGTGCTTAATATTCATTCAGTCAGTGGTAAGAAAGGCATAGAAATGATGCTTGTAATGTTTAATGATCCTTAATTTATCATGAAGGAACTGAAGAAAAAATTTTCATTGGAAGTCAGGTAGGCATCAAGATAATTCAAACTTAGTTGTCAGTCACTTTATGAAGTAGGAGGAGGCAACATGCAACAGGCCATTTGCTTTCCTCAAATGGATGCTTGAACCACCAAAGTCCGtcctctaaaaaagaaaaagatgagtaaAAGCAGGAACAATTTCTGCTAGGTTCCTGATGTTAAAATACCATGATTATTTGAGACCAACTGTTTTCTTTAAAGCAGCATTCCTCAGAGTGTTTCTAGGAACTGCTgtaaccagaagaaaaaaaaggcttcTGTGTTCAGGTAAGTTTGGGGAATGCTAGAGCTTTCAAAAAGCCTAAGTGAACCTGTTTTGCATCTCTGTGTGTGAATGCTCTCCAGAGAGACTTAGAAAAATGCTGCCTTAGAGACATTTGGTTCACAAACCAGAGTAACAGAGCTAAATCCCCATGAAATTTAAATGAAGTCTTgtgttaataataaaacaataaaacattataCAACTTTAATGTTACACCATCTACAAatctaaattacatttaaaattatcagTTGATAGTGGTACTAGGATTTACTTTAGGAATCACTGCATGATCAAATAGattgtttttctatgttttattgcttatttttactGAGTTAACTACTCCAGTTTCAgactcttttaaatgtttttacgcTAAAgtatatgtattagtccattgttgcattgctacaaaaaatgcctgagactggataatttataaagaagaggtttagttggctcacagttccatgggctgtacaggaagcatggcactggtatcTGGTGGGCTTCTGGGGATGCAAGTGCAAGAaaacagtcatggcagaaggcaaaaggggagtGAGCACTCCACATGgccaaagcaggagcaagagagagtgaggggtgaagtgccacacactttcaaatgaccagatctcatgagaactcactatcatgagtaAAGTACCaagaggggatggtgctaaaccatccATGAGaaacccgcccccatgatccaatcacctgtcACCAGGATCCACCTCCATTAGGGAACACAGTTCAACATGAGACTCAGTggatccaaactgtatcagtatACTACTTTCTTTCGGTTTTGAAAGGTTCAAATCAGTTCTTTCCTTTAAAGGATTGTCTCAGTTTAAGTCAACAAATCTATTTGAAGACATTAATTTAactcttattattattagctaCTATTatgatatacaaaaaataaaatagccattaTAAAAGgcttaacatttactgagtgcttctTATTGCTAGGGACCAACATTAACACTGAATGTCAGTCTTAAGGAAAGAACTCTAGGAAGGTGAAAACTATTATCTCCCAGTTTAGAAAccgccccccccccaaaaaaaacaaccCTGTTAAGTTGGCTATTAGTGATGCCACGTTTAATCACTTGGTTAGTGACTGACCTTTTAGCTAGAAAAAGCCCTTGCTCTTCCAGTTTGCCACAGtgcaacaactcctttccttgcATTCACTCCACACAATTCCTAAGACATTTAATGAACTATAATATTACACTTGTGTTCAGTATTCAGAAGGCATCTGAAGTTGTATGGCACTTAATATAAAAGGCCTTAAAGCCCTGTTAAGCAAAACTCTTCATTTTTTCAGCACCAGCTTCCAACTCTGTACTTCAGTGGTTCTCAGTCTCAGCTGCTCATTAGAAAAAGCTAAGACACTTTAAAACCTCAGGATGTCTGAACAGCACCCCAGACCAGTGAAATCAGAATCTGTAGGATGAGAGCCAGGcattagtagtttttaaaatttcacaggtGATTGCCAAGTGCAAGCAAGGATGAAAACCACTGCTCTCAATAATGTCATTtcttaccattttaaaatttaaaaagacagtttAGACAAGTCAATAAGCTGACTTTAAAGCTTTATACAAATGTGAAAAAGtgcaacactgttttctttttaaaaagaagtattaaGATTCATGACCCTTAAAAAGAATAGAAGCATCAGAAATACAAGCTACACCATATGACTTTAGAAAAATCAGGCTCAGAACTAAAATAGGTTTTCTGCCCAATTACTCAAATGTTAGTGTGACCTCTTAAGAGAATTGggcagaaaatgtattttagttCTGGGCCTGATTTCCGAGAAATCATACTGGATTTCATGACAGAGAAATGAAGCTGATAATTTGGTGGAGGGAGCAGAGGGCAGCAAATTTTTATCTGGGGTCCTAAACTGGCTGTGAGCTTCCCTCTGAGAAGAAATTGACATCATCATGAAACACTGATGATACTCAGAAATTTCAAATCCATCGGTGTACCATTTTTTTCAAGCAGATTCCCAAACTGTGCAAAAGTAGAGGTTCCAAATAAGAGCCCAACCATTAGTTATGCCCATCTTTCTGGCAACCATCAAACAAAAGAATGATGGAGAGACTATTCTTACAGTAGTTAACTACACAGTAATTCTGCTTTCCAAAACCAGAAGCACCCACCCCAAGAGCATGTTGGCTAGAATTATGCAAGAGTTCATTCCTTGTAGAATCTGGTCCTCCAACTTGAATCGTCTTCTTCCAGCATCCATGAGGAGACAGTAACTGCCCAGATCCAGTAGCAAGGACTGTCATCCCAGTGGTGGGGGAGTCAAGAACCCCACTGTCCTGTTAATGAATATCTGGAGGCTGAATGGCAGGAGATGGCAGCAAACAAGCAGCCATTTGGGAGGAGAGTCATGCTAATAGATTATCACAATGACAGTAACACGACAATGGGCTGCTGCTCAGGCAAGGGTCCCCACCACCACATCCCTCCCCCGACCCAGCTCCCGTGTCAGCAATGAGGATAGACATCCTTGGGGGAGACTGAAACATTGGACTCCATCTGTTGAGCCCGAGCAGGCAGCTGCCAGAAAGTGCCCCTGGATCTGTCTCTGCTGTACAACTCTGGGGAGAACCTTGGGAAGAAGAGACTCAAACATTCTACCTCTCCTGTAGCATGCTCCAAGTCCccatcccaccaggtcccactgCGGGAGAGACGCTGGGTCAAAGGGTGGCTCAAAGTGGCGAGGACGCAGGGCGGACCCACAGTAGCCAGGAAGGGGACAGGAGAGGTCCCTGCTGCCATCCTATTGGTTGACAACTTGGAAGCCTTGAGTGCGGTGTTACCACGTCGCCGCCACAAGGGGGCGATGAAACTCTGAACACATTCCAAGTCAAGTTTCTCTGGACCATACACAGCGACAAGGCTCTTCCCAAGGAAAAACTTCTGCCCCACCACCGCTAATTAGGAAGTCCAGAACGTTATTGGACTCTGCTACTGGAGAAAATACGTGCCTAGCTCAGCAGGCCTCTCCAGTCAAATGAAAATAGTGCATTGAAAGGTGGAGCTGCCTGGTCCTTGAGTCATCTCGGTTTTCCAGGGTAGCTGTTCTTTTGGGGAAAACCTTAACTCCCACTTCACCACCTGAAACAAAGATGCTGGGACAATAGGGCCTTGATTCACAGGTACCCCTAAATGCCTGAGCCTACTTCACTGATGGTTCAGCTAAACTGAAAACAAGGTGTGCAGCTGTGCATGTTCAACCTCCATGCCAGCTCTATACAATCCCAAGTGGTCGCCGTGGCCTCACACAGTGGGCAGAACTCACAGCCATTCTCATACTAGCAGGATGAGGCCAACCTGCAATACTGACCTCAACCATGACCCTCACAGTCCTAGAGACAACCAGCTGGGAAAAAACTTCAGGAGAGACCTACCTACAGATCTTAATTCAGACAATCAGGATAAGAGTCTGAGGCCAGACTATTACAACCTACTCAAGGTAATTTAGAACCACCTGCTAATCTTTGCTGTACTCACCAATAATCACAGGAAAAACAGATGCACCAAAAGACAACCCCTACCCCACTGGAGAGGCACTGGGTGGCCAGTCTTCCCACATGCAACCCAAAGGGGCACAGAGCATTTTGGTTAGCTTTGCTGTTACCATCCCATAGCTGTGGGTAAGTCACACAGCTAAAGCGGCTGCAGTCACTATCACCGTATATGGCATAACCCAGAGACCCAGATGTCAGGAGAGGCAGAGCGTGGGGAAGCAGGAAACAGATGACTCAGTGTCACTACATATATCCATAtcaatatatatagatataaatatatagcaaACAAAAATTTAGAAGGATATATAAGGTTAAGAGACTTATTCAAATCATGCAAATACAACGTGAACcttgcatgaatttttttttttttttgaggcggagtctcgctctgtcgcccgggctggagtgcagtggccggatctcagctcactgcaagctccgcctcccgggtttacgccattctcctgcctcagcctcccgagtagctgggactacaggcgccgccacctcacccggctagttttttgtattttttagtagagacggggtttcaccgtgttagcctggatggtctcaatctcctgacctcgtgatctacccgtctcggcctcccaaagtgctgggattatagacttgagccaccgcgcccggccaccttgcATGAATTTTGATTCAAACAaactaaatgtaaaatacttGAGGAAATTTTGAACACTGATCAGATTTTGGATATTATGTAATTACTGTTAATGTTTGATATGATGAGGTACTAtatgatttttagaaataatttttaccttttagAGACACATACTGAAATATGATCAAATgacattttgatatttgttttacAATAATTGGTAAAAACGAGCATAGCTATAATTTTGTTGTAGGTGAGAGATACATGGGGGGATTATTGTACTATATTCTCTACTTTTATATATTCCTGAAAGCAtccataataaaaagtgaaaaaaaaataagttcttaTAGAAAAATACGCAGCAAAGAGGTTCATACCATTATGGTTTTGAGATGATTCATATGTATTGCAAACAAAATGGCTTATGTTTCCTTAAATGTAAGGAGAAAAACGCAAATAGGTGATTTCTGTAAAGTTCCACACATCCActggtagttttgattttcaaattcaATACATCATTCTCAAGACGggttaaaatgcaaacatttttaaatgtatggccTTAGAAACACACTCATATTTCACAAGAGATCATCTCCAAGATTAATGATTAATTCTGAATAAAACTAACCTTTAATAGTGAGTTTTCTTTCTATAAAGTCATTATTCATATATTCCACAAATACTCAGCACCTATTAAGTGCTAAGCCCTGTGAGTATAATGGTGAAGACAGAAGTCTTACCCTCTGAAAGCTGATTGATATTCTGGTTGGGACTGTAGACATGGTAACATGCCACTACAGCAAAATATGCTaagattctgtgtgtgtgcatgtgtgtgtgtgcgtgtgtaagCTTTTAAAGAATAATTCTAGGGGCTGTGGTCATCATGAGATGGTAGATTACACTTGGCGGAAATTTATTTCACATGTATCACAAGAAAGATACACATAAAGATACAATATGTATCTTTCTTAATTCGGAATCCCTGGAAAGCTACTTCTTTAAAATTCTGGTTTAAATGTTGTATTTCAAACTaactagctaaaaaaaaaaaaaaaaaaagaagtggcacAGAGGAGTTATGGCCACCCCTAATGTTTTGATAAGAATACTTCATTCACATTTCAAAGCTTAAAACCTTTTCTACGAAATAAAAATCCAAGATCTTCCCTTTCCCACCTAAATCATTTGTTTTACAATAAATAAACCCTTTGGAAACAGCCATGAGATACATTATCCTGTATGGTAGAAAACATTCCTGGACAATATCAGATTTttcaattataataattatgCTGCCAATTTTGTCGGCATAATTATAACACATTTAAATAGCTCTTTCTGTAATGTAAAGCCAACTAAAAAAGAAAGTAGACACCAAGATACCAAAATCTTTCATGCTTAAAGGCAAATGTATTCAGTTCCTTTCCATGCAGCACACAATAAGGTTATCTATGTGcttatttcttttccaaatcaACAGTTCGGGACAACCTTTCAGGATCCACTCATCCTCCACAGTCAGCCATCTTGCAACGTGTTCTCATAAGTGTCTTGCATGGGGGTAAAGGAACTTTCTTGTTGACCTACAGACTGACGAAGTAGGGGGTGTACTGGGAGGAAAGCTAAGGACTATTGTCTCTTCTGCCACCATCAGGCTCATGATGCCACATTAACTTGTACCAGCAGACGCTTGTAGAAGCCACTCGGATTTGCCATGGCAGGGAGGAAGGCataggagaagaggaggagggactcGATGTCCTATGATGGAGTGTAGAGGCTGCTGGCTGGAAAAAAACAGGAACAATGAACATGAGGTCATCTTCCTTAGGATGCCATGCCAAGCAGAAAGCCTCCGAAAAATCCCCCAGTCACTAGAACATTCTTCTTCACAAATGACACCACCTGAAAACAGAAGATAGTACAATGGGTTGTTTTGCTAAGGATGTTAATAATATTAAGAATCATCTCTATTATACCTATGCCAATCTTAACAATGTCAATCCCCTCACCGGTTACGTAGTTTGTACTTTACCCAAAGGGCAATGGACTTACATTAATAgtctatttaataataattaaatagacCTATATATGAAAATGACTACTGGCTGGCGTGGGGAGAATAAGACTAGAGGGAGCCTGATAGGAAGGAGGATGCACATCAGGAGGTGGAGACAATGGCTCTTTGAAtcaaggacaaagaaagagagTTCAGGGGACAGTTATGGGGAAAGAGTAAAGCTGCACTAAATAAACTGGTTACAGAGGCAATTCTGTTTCCAATTTTGCTCCTTCCATCCTCTTTGGCATCTACCCTCCAATAGAGGCTTCTCATTTCCTGAAGTCTCTCCCCTAAATCTCTCCATCCATGCATTCCCCTCTGAAACCTGCTCCCAGGTAGATGCTATAAATTCTCATTCTCACACTTCACCACATCTAAGATGATTAACAGGTGAGGTTCTTATTTCCTTAAGTTCCCAAAGCTTCCCACCTCCCCTCTACCCTTCTGGAAAAGCTCCCAGTCATCTGAGACACTCTTTATGGCTCCTTAGTCTGTCCTCTACCAATCTCCTGACCAAATTCAGAGACAATTTTGGTAACTGGCTCAGACTTCCTCTTTCTCCTAAGTATGATCACCACCTTACAAAGTGTTCATATGAACAAGACATCCAACATCCTGGCCTGATCATTTCTTGAACTCAAATACAGTGACTTCATCTCAAACCACCTAAGCTATTCACACCCTGACATTCCCCTAGGACCACTGTCTCCTAAACACACCCCATCCTCCTAGGACCACTGTCTCCTAAACCTCCAGTAAGCCCTTACTCCAACTATGCCTatgtcctcctgcctcatttcCACTCCTCCCGCAACTCTCCTGGGCCTCTACATTTCCTTAAATGAAGCACTTTTGTCATCTGCCATTggggtaaagaaaaaaatcatacaacTTCCTGAAAAAATAggtttagtttattatttttactact containing:
- the CMC4 gene encoding cx9C motif-containing protein 4, whose translation is MPQKDPCQKQACEIQKCLQANNYMESKCQAVIQELRKCCAQYPKGRSVVCSGFEKEEEENLTLKSASK